One Oryctolagus cuniculus chromosome 7, mOryCun1.1, whole genome shotgun sequence genomic window, GGCCCTGCATCTATGACTCTTCTCATTTGTACtaatttttaggttaaatttgaATGTAGAATACTTATATTTTCTGTAGTGGAGTCAGAAAAAGCTGCTATGAGTGAAGGATATGCAGGGCCAACAGTGGGACTTGCTAGTACAGTTTCTGGGTTTATATACTCCTCCAGAAAATATAAAAGTCCTGTGGGTATAATTTTGTTTCCAATTGTTTTCATGAAATTATCTTCCTATATATATCTTTCTTTATGAAAAACCCAGGTACCTAAAGTCCTGctagtttttcctttttctggatTTCAATATTCTAATTCCAAACTACATAGGATATTAACTCAACATCAGGTTCCCTGTTTATTTCCCTACTGTTTCTGATGAAGAAACACAGAACAGTTATAAAGTTGATGTTTTTTGTCATAATGAGGAAAACATAGTGGGGAAAGCATATCTAAAGATATTAAAATGTAAGAGTTATTTAAGAATCTCATGTGCATTCATACCATTTGTCATAAAAAAATTCCCGTTTGATTTGGAAGCAAATAGAGAGTTTCTACTTGTGTAAGATTTTCAGACAGAGGATTGACAGCTTTGCATTTAAGAAGTTTAACTTCAGTAtctgaatggagaaaaaaattggagcaatgcaagaaaaaaatgaattcaggCAATAAGAATTAAGATAAGAAATAATAagcataaattctttttttctgttgaacTTCTATTGCTTAGGtagaagtatctttttaaaaaaacaaaggggaaatatttttgtctcatattttcttccatttcaacATAGATTTAATACTCTGTTGTATCTGTAAAAAGCAAGACAAAAAATGGTTGCTGTGTGCCTGCCTGACTTCCTACTGCACACACCCTTTCTGATTGTGCTTGGTGGTTACAAAATAATTCTTCCAATTTTCACATCTATCAGTACTTTAAAATTGTCTATATCTTTCTGGTAACTAGCAGTGGCTTTCTCCATTAGAAATTCCATCTATAATAACCTCACTTCCAAATAATTTAATACAATGAAGGTGAGTCTCAGAATTCTGCTGTGCAAGCGAACATTTATTAACAAGTAGGCACTAAAAACTGCTATTAAACCTGTTTATGAAAGCTCAGGGGAATCCCAGCTCTCTTTCAGGCTTTCTGATTAGGTGAGTGAATGACATTTTCTATCAGAGACAAAATGTAAcaaaatcctggggctggcattgtgatgcaatgggttaagtcactgctggcaaaacctgcatcccatatgagcaccagttgagAACCAGGCTGTCCCAGATccaatacagcttcttgctactgtgcctgggaaagcagaagaagatggcctgaacacttgggcctctgccacccatgtgggagactcaaatggagttccaggctgctggcttaggcctggtccagccctagccttggccagccacttaggaagtgaaactgattgaaagattctctctctctctctctctctctctctctctctatctatctccagctctttctctctcattctgtgactcgcctttcaaataaatacatgagtcttttaaaaatgttaacaaaatcCTTATAGGTAGAAAAGCCAACTTTGTAGTGAATTTAGATGACATATCCTGTACAAAGGAAGGAACACAGGAATGAATGAGTCATGTTCCTATTGCATCATTGTGCATTTGTAGTCTATTTGATTCATCATTTCCTTATATCCCTTCAAGCAAGGGGTTGGATATATTTTCAGCTAACCAACATAAtcagtttttaataaaaagaaaaattttatgtgCCAGTGCCTCCCAATTGGCTCAAAATTTTCTACCCAAATATCTGGCAATTTCTAGAGTCATTTTGATTATCATTACTGGGGGGTAGGTCTGCAGTATTGACATGTAGTGGGTAGAGAAGAAAGGGGCTGCTATACATCCTATAACACAGGCAAACTCTCTTCCTTCAGTGATGACTCACGTGGCCCAAAGTGTAGATAGTGCTAAAGCTGAGAAAACTTGCTTTATGCTAAATAACAATATCTTCTAACATGGATACAGATTAGGATATTGAAATTCTTGGCAAACCTGGGTCTGGAAGTGGAAAGATGATTAAAGTCTTTCAGTGGTAACTGAATGTGTTTTCTAGATTTTGTACCTCAGCTATTAAATAACTTTTAGAGGACATATTATATTAATTTGAACACACAGATATATCATAGGGATATAGAGTGCTGTGTTTATAGCAAGTTATATTCACTATGAtagttgactttttattttttatagaattgTTAGTATTAAGGCAAATTAAAGAAACAGTATCTgcaatttactttttaagatgCCCGCTTTAAAAtcgtcattcttttttttttttttttttactttagaaaccatttacttaaggaatacaaacttcatgcatttcttgagtacaactttaggaacatagtgattcttcccactgtactcaCCTTCCCATCTACATTCCCATccatcttcctccttcctctcttattcccattcttatttttcactaagatttattttcaattaactttatacacatacaattaactctatactaagtaaagagttcaaaaaacagtatggaaaaaaaaactattcaacagtcgagacaagagctgttcaaagtcattgtatctccAGGTGTCAATTTCACCACTATAGattgattaccttttaggtgctctattagttatcacaggtcagggagaacatccGGTATTTGTcctcttgggactggcttattttactaagtatgatgttttccagattcatccattttgttgcaaatgactgtatttcattttttctgctgtgtagtattccatggtgcatatatcctgtaatttctttatccaatcttcagttgttggatatttgggttgactccatatctcaGCCaatgtgaattaagctgcaataaacatgggagtacagaaaattctttcctatgctgattttatttcccttgggtaaattcccagtagtgggatggctggatcatatggtaggactatattcatatttctgagttatctccatactgtcttccacagtgacggtactactttacattttcaccaacagtggattatggtaccttttctCTCACATCCTCATtggaatttgttgtttgttgatttctgcgtgaaagccattctaactggggtgaggtgaaacttcattgtggttttgatttgcatttccctgattgctagtgagcctgaacattttttcatgtgtctgttggccatttggatttcttattttgaaaaatggctgtttaagttttttgcccatttcttcacttgtttgttttgttattgatgagtttcctgatctctttatatattctgattattaatcctttatcagttacataatttgcaaataatctctccctttctgtcagttgcctcttaactttgagtgcttcttttgcagtatagaagctcctcagcttgatgtaattccacttGTCAATTTTATCTTTgagtgcctgtgcctctggggtcttttccaagaagtctttgactatgccaatgtgttgcagagttttcctaatgttctctaatcatttgattgtatcagatcatagatttaagtctttaactcattttgagtggatttttgtgtaagaggtaaggtagggctcttgcttcatacttctgtgtgtggagatccagttttcccagcaccatttgttgaagagaccgttcttgctccaggaattgattttagcttctttgccaaagataagttggttgtaattGTGTGGGTTCGTTTCTGGCatatctattctgttccatttgtaccagtatcatgtcattttgtttttcacaaaGGGGATAGTTTTATCACAATTCATTTTgtgtcttcaaatatttaatatcaaaaatcaaaatatatgcCTAAATGTTTCCAAATTGCTATtacaattaatatatttttatgaacattttaaaaaattttaaaatattttccttagctGATAAAGTGAAAAGCAGACTCTAAGCAGTCTTAAGGCTCTCAATAAAAAACTACTAAGTTTCCATAGTGGAGCCTAATTTATATGTCTAAACAATAAAATCATTGACTTATCCAGAGGATAATTGACAGCATAAGATATTATAATTACCAAAAGTGTTTGCAGATATGATAAGATCACtttataatttgaaaaacaaTTCAGATACTATGTTTTGCTTAATCAGTCATGTTTCAGGGCTGATCAATGGCTTGCAAATTAAGTTTCCATTTGTCTTTGAATATACTTAGAATTATGATTGTATTTTATTCCATCAGCCAACAGATACCACTAAAAACATGAATCAGGAGAATCAAACGATGGTGACtttgtttcatttctctgatTTCCCCCAGCTTGAGAATGGGAGCCTCTTGTTTTTCATCCCTTTGCTCTTTATCTACATATTCATTATTGTTGGAAATTTCATCATCTTCTTTGCTGTTCGGCTGGACAAGCGTCTGCATAACCCCATGTACAATTTCATCAGTATCTTCTCCTTTCTGGAGATCTGGTACACCACTGTGACCATCCCCAAGATGCTCTCCAACCTTGTCAGTAAGCGGAAGACCATCTCTTTCACTGGGTGCCTCCTGCAGATGTATTTTTTCCACTCCCTTGGGGTGTCAGAGGGCCTAGTTCTCACACTGATGGCCATTGACAGGTATGTTGCCATATGTAATCCCCTCCGCTACGCAATCATTATGACCCCTCAACTGTGCATTCAGCTGTCCACTGCCTCTTGCATTTTTGGCTTTGTTATGCTGCTTCCAGAGATTGTGTGGATTTCTACTCTTCCTTTCTGTGGCCCCAATCAAATCCATCAACTCTTTTGTGACTTTGAACCTGTGCTGCGCTTGGCCTGTGCAGACACATCAATGATTCTTGTTGAAGATGTGATCCATGCTATTTCCATTCTGACATCTGTCTCCATCATCACCCTTTCCTATTTAAAGATCATCACCGTGATCTTGAAGATTCCCTCAGGTGAGAGCCGTCAGAAAGCATTCTCCACTTGTGCAGCACATATTACTATTTTCTTGATGTTTTTCGGCAGTGTGGCATTCATGTACCTACGCTTCTCCATCACAGTCCCACCACTTCTTGACAAAGCCATTGCACTGATGTTTGCCGTCCTTGCTCCATTTTTCAACCCAATAATCTACAGTCTGAGGAACAAAGACATGAAAGAGGCCATCAAGAAAATCCTATGTTCTCAAAAAATGCCCAATATCTTTGGGTGCTGATGGGAATTCATCCACATCTCTTCAAAAAATTGTATCATCtccataaattttaaatgttaaccAATAAGATTGCAAAATCACTGCACATTTTTTCACGTGACAGATTGGATGTTCTTTCCAATTTTCTACATAAGAACTATTGTTTGATATGGTAAAGGAAGTCTGCTATAGATATATCTATTTTGTATTATTAACAGAGTATAATGGAATGATTTCTCCATGTTGTAACTCTAAATAGTGTGACATCATTTTATCCAAATCAAAGGTATTATGGCTTAAGCAACTGTCATATTTATTACTTCCGCACCTGAAAATTTCCCTTATTGCTCTTTCATTCTACTTTCATAATATCCTTTTATCAATtaccatttctttccattttaaagagATAAATGGAATGATAACCAAAAGATGATTTTGGCTTGGAAGAGAAGCCTGACTGCTTCTGATTGAAAttacattgaatatgtaaattgctttcaatagcatggacattttatcacattttgataatattaattctaccaatccatgaacatgaaaatatttcaacttttttgtatcttctatttctttctttaatggtttgtaattttcatcatggagCTCTTTCACAACCTTAGTTAAATGTGTTCCaagatatttaagttttttttgtaGTGACTGCAGAtaagactgatcttacaagttgttTCTCaatcatggcattgtctgtatataaaaagactattgacttttgtgtgttcattttatattctgcaactttaccaaactctttatgagttccaatagtctgttgaATTTTTGGTTCCTGTATGTagggaaaatatctgaaaaatggataatttgacttcctcttttccaatttgtttccatttgatttttttttcttgcataatggctctggctaaatggGGAAAGTAAGTATCCTTTTCTGCTTCTGGATGTTACCTGGCTGTGGGGTTGTCATGTATTttcttgactgtgttgaggaaagtTTGTTATTTAtacaatttgcttaagttttttttttttaatcatgaaaggatgttgtattttaccaaatgcttatCTGCATCTacagagataatcatatggtttttattttgctatttgttaatgtaatgtatcacatttattgatttgcatatgttgaactaccCTGTGCTCCAAGGATAAATCCTACTTTGAcccagtgaatgatctttctgacatGTTGTTAGGTTCCAttagctagtgttttgttgaggattttttcatctatgttcatcaggtgtATTGATCTACAGTTCTAtcttttcctggcttaggatttAAGATAATGCAGACTCGATAGAAAGATTTTTGGAAGATCTAAAATCCCCTACTCCCTTTCACATGTTTTTAATATCTTGAGAAGAAGTAAAATTAGTcctcctttaaatgtctggtagaattcagctgtgaatccATCTAGCattgggctttttttttattgggaGGTTCTTTAGTACTGATTaagccatcttggttattggtctgttcaggttttatGTGTCTTCTTCACCTAATTTTGGTAGACTGTATATGTCCAGACATCTGatcttttcttctagattttccaatttgttgtcatATAGCTGTTTATAGTAATTACTGATGATAATTAGGTCATGGGAATTAAGAGTGGGTCTGAGTCTTGcttttgaatgttcacactacaaagaaatcttgaatgtGTGAAGTGATGTATGCCACTTaccctaatttgatcattaaaatgtatgcatgtataaaaATCATTGTATCTCATAAGTATGTATAATTATTGtgtgtcaataaaaacaaataatctaataaaaagaGAGGGGTGATTCTTGAACCTAGGAGCTTCCATATGAGATTCAGGCattccaagtgatgtcttaacctaTGTGTCAAATGCCTACTCTTCATATTTTAAGTTTAACAGACTAGTAGACATCTAATAAAGTATTGAGTAGACTGTTAAATCAGTCATTCAGCTGTGAAAGCTGGGAACAAGACATATGTGTGATTAATGAGCATATGTATTTAAAGCCGTGAAACTTAATGATAATATTCTGAGTTTTTCAGCATTCAAATGTCATGGATTTCAGGAAAATAAGAGGAATCAGAAAATAGGACTGTGaagaaattaacagtaaaatAGGAACTGTGTTTAGCTATCTGGAGTTCATGGTTAAACTTAATAAGAGAAGTTTGCATGGAGTGTGGAGTTTAATAGGAGGGGATCAAGGAATAATTGGACATTTCAAGTTGAAATTTCATAGAGTCTTACTTCCAATGACAGCGGAAAATTGGGGTAATAGGAGCAAGTGAAATCACTTAAATACCTTGTGGACAGTGATTCACAATAAAGAAtgtattttaggggccagtgctatagtgTAGCATGTTAAAGCAGtcacctgtagtgctagcatcccatataggggccagtttgagtcccggctgctcacttctgattcagctctctgctatggcctggaaaagcattagtagatggcccaagtctttggaaccctgcacctttgtgggagacctggaggaagctcctgactcctggcttctgatcagcacagccctggctgttgcagttaactggggaatgaaccagaggatggaagacctttctctccttctctctgcctctccttctctctctctgtaactctgactttcaaataaataaataaatctttttttaaaaaaatgtattttaaattacaGAACATATACATGTTCACATTTATAGTTATAACAGAAAATACTTTAAGGAAATAATATTTACATGTACTGCATATGAAATTTCTAgtcttttctattgtttttttttctattatatttcattaaaaccactgtttcaatattttaatttatattaggtgaaaaatttcatgtgtttcctatatacagatttaagaacatagcaatatttcccaccctaccctccctcctatccatgctcccactctccccctcctgcctttcttattcttttaatttttacaatgacatattttcattttattttataatcataagcttaatcctctagtatcaaaacatttttgaaattaatttcatcACTCACTAATGTGTTGTGACTGTCaatttataaacaaaatgaaattacatcTTTAACTCTGATTAACTTTGGGTATAAATTTAAGAGATAATCTCTACTTTTAACTTTGTACTCATATgtaccttttaatttttatatgcttttaaaattttatttatggtataAAAATTTCTGTACtttatacagattcaggaatttACAatgatgttctttctttctttctttctttctttctttctttcttttattttttttttaacagagagagaaggagaggcacatagagagagagagagaggtcttccatctactggctcactccccagttggccacagagttggagctgtgcctgtctgaagccgggagccaggagtctcctccagtgcaggggtccaaggacttgggtcatcttccactgtttttccaggccatagcagagagcaagatcagaagcggagcagctgggactcgaaccggtgcccatatgggatgccagcactgcaggtggtggcctcacccgctatggcacagcacaggccccgatgtattttctttctttctttctttctttctttctttctttctttctttctttctttctttctttctttctttctttcttttagatttattttatttatttgaaagacagagttacagagagaggtagagacagagaaagaggtcttccatctgctggttcactccccaattggccgcaagggctggagctgtgccgatccaaagccaggagtgaggagtttcttctgggtctcccatgtgggtgcaggggcccaaggatttgggccatcttctactgctatcccaggccacagcagagagctggatgggaagaggagcagccgggactagaaccagcacccatatgggatgcaggcgcttcaggccaggactttaaccactgcgcaacagcactggccctttgatgtatttcaaaatttattttttaaaaaaaattattaacttCTAACAGTCATCCATTTTAACTAGCTTTTTCAGAAggtaacacacacatacatgaataTAATGTTAATCTTTAATTTTCTTGaaagcaattattttttaaaatgtgcattaaaATAACCAACTGATCCTGAGCAAATACATCTAAAGTGGCCCATACTATCTTAAAATTCTAGGAGTTCCCATACTTCAGGACACTAATGAGAAAAGTATCAAAGGAGAGATTTCTATTAATTAAGCCATGGGGAAATAGAATTGCTGTTTTTTCCTAGTTATCAATGGGAAATGCCCCAGTGGAGACCATCACTGtgaaaccttttaaaaaacaagtatgGCTCAACTGAAGTGACTTAAACAGCATACACCTGGAAAGGGGAGAGGCCTCCTTGTCTCTGTCAGAGGTAAGAGAAGAGTCCACGTGAATCCAGGAAGGAGGGTTATCGTGTGTTAAGGAGAACATATATCACCTGCCAACCATAGAGAAAAGAACAGGTACCTAGCATTCCTTTGATTCAACAATATTTTGTGATATATTTGAAATTGCATGAATGGCTGAAGGAATTTAGTTTAAATATGAAGGAGGAAACTTTATGATTAGAAATCagtgatgatattatttttttctggggCATAATAGATTGCACAATGCCATTTTCACTGGTAATTGTATTGTTTCCCTGCTTTCACACCCTCAGAGTTTTCTAAATTAGACCATTTTTGTAAggttattttaaaggaaaaagagagagagagagtgagcaattGATTTTCCAATTATGATCCAGGAGGATGCCATTTTACACTGTGGCCTCTGGCCCCAGCTAAGTGAATATAAACCAGTAAGACCATTACTGAAATAAAGAGTTCAGATATATCAGAGAAGCCTATTAATGAAAATCTTATCCCAGAATAGTGA contains:
- the LOC100351839 gene encoding olfactory receptor 6K3-like, with amino-acid sequence MNQENQTMVTLFHFSDFPQLENGSLLFFIPLLFIYIFIIVGNFIIFFAVRLDKRLHNPMYNFISIFSFLEIWYTTVTIPKMLSNLVSKRKTISFTGCLLQMYFFHSLGVSEGLVLTLMAIDRYVAICNPLRYAIIMTPQLCIQLSTASCIFGFVMLLPEIVWISTLPFCGPNQIHQLFCDFEPVLRLACADTSMILVEDVIHAISILTSVSIITLSYLKIITVILKIPSGESRQKAFSTCAAHITIFLMFFGSVAFMYLRFSITVPPLLDKAIALMFAVLAPFFNPIIYSLRNKDMKEAIKKILCSQKMPNIFGC